In Phragmites australis chromosome 16, lpPhrAust1.1, whole genome shotgun sequence, one DNA window encodes the following:
- the LOC133896367 gene encoding patatin-like protein 2 isoform X2 — MELDGPDARIADYFDVVAGTSTGGLLTAMLTAPNTNGRPLFAAKDLARFYIHHSPKIFRQKYWVRSKIAGKLRMVCGPKYDGKYLHALLRRYLGDLRLDRTLTNVVIPTFDIAYLQPTIFSSFELKHQPSKNVLLSDISISTSAAPTFFPAHYFETKDENGRRRAFNLVDGGLAANNPTLCAMNQISQHIILGGDDFFPVKPVDYGKFMVISLGCGSNRNRRYSAKAAAKWGIFNWLIKNGTAPIIDMFNSASADMVDIHLCVLFRALRSDQNYLRIQYDQLTGSAGSIDDCSKENMDKLVRIGKKLLNKNVSRVDLETGRIVEVPGVGTNAGQLAKFAKQLSYERRRRQNQLPY; from the exons ATG GAACTGGACGGACCGGATGCTCGGATTGCGGACTACTTCGACGTCGTCGCTGGCACGAGCACCGGCGGCCTCTTGACGGCGATGCTCACAGCCCCAAACACGAATGGACGACCACTGTTCGCCGCCAAGGATCTGGCGCGGTTCTACATCCACCACTCACCCAAAATCTTCCGGCAGAA GTACTGGGTCAGGTCCAAGATCGCCGGCAAGCTGAGGATGGTGTGCGGGCCCAAGTACGACGGCAAGTACCTCCATGCGCTGCTTCGTCGATACCTCGGCGACCTCAGGCTGGACAGGACGCTGACCAATGTGGTCATCCCAACCTTCGACATCGCGTATCTTCAGCCAACGATTTTCTCCAGCTTTGAG TTGAAGCACCAGCCGTCGAAAAATGTGCTCCTGTCGGACATATCGATCAGTACCTCGGCCGCGCCGACCTTCTTCCCGGCGCACTACTTCGAGACCAAGGACGAGAATGGCAGGAGGCGGGCCTTCAACCTCGTCGACGGCGGCCTCGCCGCAAACAACCCC ACGCTGTGCGCGATGAACCAGATTTCGCAGCACATCATCCTGGGGGGCGACGACTTCTTCCCGGTGAAGCCTGTGGACTACGGCAAGTTCATGGTGATCTCCCTCGGCTGCGGGTCGAACCGGAACCGCAGGTACAGCGCCAAGGCCGCTGCCAAGTGGGGCATCTTCAACTGGCTCATCAAGAACGGCACGGCCCCCATAATCGACATGTTCAACTCCGCCAGCGCCGACATGGTCGACATCCACCTCTGCGTCCTCTTCAGGGCCCTGCGCTCCGACCAAAACTACCTGCGCATTCAG TACGATCAACTGACGGGCAGCGCGGGATCTATAGACGACTGCTCCAAGGAGAACATGGATAAACTGGTGAGGATCGGGAAGAAGCTCCTAAACAAGAACGTCTCCCGGGTGGACCTGGAGACCGGCCGAATCGTGGAGGTGCCCGGCGTGGGCACCAACGCCGGGCAGCTCGCCAAGTTCGCAAAGCAGCTCTCCTACGAGCGACGCCGGCGCCAGAACCAGCTTCCATATTAA
- the LOC133896367 gene encoding patatin-like protein 2 isoform X1, producing MASISPDKLKLVTVLSIDGGGVRGIIPATILAFLEEKLQELDGPDARIADYFDVVAGTSTGGLLTAMLTAPNTNGRPLFAAKDLARFYIHHSPKIFRQKYWVRSKIAGKLRMVCGPKYDGKYLHALLRRYLGDLRLDRTLTNVVIPTFDIAYLQPTIFSSFELKHQPSKNVLLSDISISTSAAPTFFPAHYFETKDENGRRRAFNLVDGGLAANNPTLCAMNQISQHIILGGDDFFPVKPVDYGKFMVISLGCGSNRNRRYSAKAAAKWGIFNWLIKNGTAPIIDMFNSASADMVDIHLCVLFRALRSDQNYLRIQYDQLTGSAGSIDDCSKENMDKLVRIGKKLLNKNVSRVDLETGRIVEVPGVGTNAGQLAKFAKQLSYERRRRQNQLPY from the exons ATGGCGAGTATTTCCCCTGACAAGCTCAAGCTGGTCACCGTCCTCAGcatcgacggcggcggcgtcagGGGGATCATCCCGGCCACCATCCTCGCCTTCCTCGAAGAAAAGCTCCAA GAACTGGACGGACCGGATGCTCGGATTGCGGACTACTTCGACGTCGTCGCTGGCACGAGCACCGGCGGCCTCTTGACGGCGATGCTCACAGCCCCAAACACGAATGGACGACCACTGTTCGCCGCCAAGGATCTGGCGCGGTTCTACATCCACCACTCACCCAAAATCTTCCGGCAGAA GTACTGGGTCAGGTCCAAGATCGCCGGCAAGCTGAGGATGGTGTGCGGGCCCAAGTACGACGGCAAGTACCTCCATGCGCTGCTTCGTCGATACCTCGGCGACCTCAGGCTGGACAGGACGCTGACCAATGTGGTCATCCCAACCTTCGACATCGCGTATCTTCAGCCAACGATTTTCTCCAGCTTTGAG TTGAAGCACCAGCCGTCGAAAAATGTGCTCCTGTCGGACATATCGATCAGTACCTCGGCCGCGCCGACCTTCTTCCCGGCGCACTACTTCGAGACCAAGGACGAGAATGGCAGGAGGCGGGCCTTCAACCTCGTCGACGGCGGCCTCGCCGCAAACAACCCC ACGCTGTGCGCGATGAACCAGATTTCGCAGCACATCATCCTGGGGGGCGACGACTTCTTCCCGGTGAAGCCTGTGGACTACGGCAAGTTCATGGTGATCTCCCTCGGCTGCGGGTCGAACCGGAACCGCAGGTACAGCGCCAAGGCCGCTGCCAAGTGGGGCATCTTCAACTGGCTCATCAAGAACGGCACGGCCCCCATAATCGACATGTTCAACTCCGCCAGCGCCGACATGGTCGACATCCACCTCTGCGTCCTCTTCAGGGCCCTGCGCTCCGACCAAAACTACCTGCGCATTCAG TACGATCAACTGACGGGCAGCGCGGGATCTATAGACGACTGCTCCAAGGAGAACATGGATAAACTGGTGAGGATCGGGAAGAAGCTCCTAAACAAGAACGTCTCCCGGGTGGACCTGGAGACCGGCCGAATCGTGGAGGTGCCCGGCGTGGGCACCAACGCCGGGCAGCTCGCCAAGTTCGCAAAGCAGCTCTCCTACGAGCGACGCCGGCGCCAGAACCAGCTTCCATATTAA
- the LOC133896367 gene encoding patatin-like protein 2 isoform X3, which translates to MASISPDKLKLVTVLSIDGGGVRGIIPATILAFLEEKLQELDGPDARIADYFDVVAGTSTGGLLTAMLTAPNTNGRPLFAAKDLARFYIHHSPKIFRQKYWVRSKIAGKLRMVCGPKYDGKYLHALLRRYLGDLRLDRTLTNVVIPTFDIAYLQPTIFSSFELKHQPSKNVLLSDISISTSAAPTFFPAHYFETKDENGRRRAFNLVDGGLAANNPVHAVRDEPDFAAHHPGGRRLLPGEACGLRQVHGDLPRLRVEPEPQVQRQGRCQVGHLQLAHQERHGPHNRHVQLRQRRHGRHPPLRPLQGPALRPKLPAHSVRSTDGQRGIYRRLLQGEHG; encoded by the exons ATGGCGAGTATTTCCCCTGACAAGCTCAAGCTGGTCACCGTCCTCAGcatcgacggcggcggcgtcagGGGGATCATCCCGGCCACCATCCTCGCCTTCCTCGAAGAAAAGCTCCAA GAACTGGACGGACCGGATGCTCGGATTGCGGACTACTTCGACGTCGTCGCTGGCACGAGCACCGGCGGCCTCTTGACGGCGATGCTCACAGCCCCAAACACGAATGGACGACCACTGTTCGCCGCCAAGGATCTGGCGCGGTTCTACATCCACCACTCACCCAAAATCTTCCGGCAGAA GTACTGGGTCAGGTCCAAGATCGCCGGCAAGCTGAGGATGGTGTGCGGGCCCAAGTACGACGGCAAGTACCTCCATGCGCTGCTTCGTCGATACCTCGGCGACCTCAGGCTGGACAGGACGCTGACCAATGTGGTCATCCCAACCTTCGACATCGCGTATCTTCAGCCAACGATTTTCTCCAGCTTTGAG TTGAAGCACCAGCCGTCGAAAAATGTGCTCCTGTCGGACATATCGATCAGTACCTCGGCCGCGCCGACCTTCTTCCCGGCGCACTACTTCGAGACCAAGGACGAGAATGGCAGGAGGCGGGCCTTCAACCTCGTCGACGGCGGCCTCGCCGCAAACAACCCCGTAC ACGCTGTGCGCGATGAACCAGATTTCGCAGCACATCATCCTGGGGGGCGACGACTTCTTCCCGGTGAAGCCTGTGGACTACGGCAAGTTCATGGTGATCTCCCTCGGCTGCGGGTCGAACCGGAACCGCAGGTACAGCGCCAAGGCCGCTGCCAAGTGGGGCATCTTCAACTGGCTCATCAAGAACGGCACGGCCCCCATAATCGACATGTTCAACTCCGCCAGCGCCGACATGGTCGACATCCACCTCTGCGTCCTCTTCAGGGCCCTGCGCTCCGACCAAAACTACCTGCGCATTCAG TACGATCAACTGACGGGCAGCGCGGGATCTATAGACGACTGCTCCAAGGAGAACATGGATAA
- the LOC133894939 gene encoding uncharacterized protein LOC133894939 isoform X1 has translation MVNGSAEKNYGIDELPSTSELPENKLRHNFRLGDLIWVKHGGSSWWPAQVIDEACVGAKPKKKAKHDCLVRLYGTCQYLYVDPWKSNMEFKMMLKQESKSAMEAFREVLEKELSCVNSSSDYDDEAVNSKGGDTKGTTEKSSSRKVRKQEGLEPYSYTDDLGDETEEQYNEGQDQEFGSTATTGVTVRKGKRGRTRQSSSTNDKEQVIDKASSEISSGSLRNKRQKQVARVLDKEDCKIGASVVRREGLRRSGRTNANEYLDASEDRTAEDSMVHGTSAPHGEIKAMVRDILFKEIIDRELDAEMAYVDEVINGICSATEDGMTRGATASRKVGRGNRQSGSRVEGESSNVTQRQRKGKSDLATEDAMQVTSPETASHTTGCRAMKEPGTLSPRQIRQIRIMQSLGLIAPSGSPFGRNGVVAATHQ, from the exons ATGGTGAATGGAAGTGCAGAGAAAAATTATGGTATTGATGAACTCCCATCAACTTCTGAGCTTCCAGAAAATAAGTTAAGGCACAACTTTCGATTGGGAGATTTAATATGGGTTAAACACGGTGGCTCTTCATGGTGGCCAGCACAG GTCATCGATGAAGCATGTGTCGGTGCCAAGCCTAAGAAGAAGGCCAAACATGATTGCCTAGTCCGGCTGTATGGAACATGTCAATA CTTATATGTAGACCCTTGGAAGTCTAACATGGAATTCAAAATG ATGCTGAAGCAAGAAAGCAAGAGCGCAATGGAAGCATTCCGTGAGGTGCTTGAGAAG GAGTTGTCTTGTGTTAACTCGTCCAGTGATTATGACGATGAAGCTGTCAACTCAAAAG GTGGTGACACCAAAGGGACCACAGAGAAGTCCTCTTCTAGAAAAGTCAGAAAGCAAGAAGGTTTGGAGCCATATAGTTACACGGATGATCTGGGAGATGAAACTGAAGAGCAGTATAATGAAGGGCAAGACCAAGAATTTGGGAGCACTGCAACAACTGGGGTTACTGTTCGGAAAGGAAAGCGTGGGCGTACGAGACAATCAAGTTCTACCAATGATAAAGAGCAAGTCATTGACAAAGCTTCTAGTGAGATTTCATCTGGAAGTTTAAGAAATAAGAGACAGAAGCAAGTTGCTCGTGTGCTGGATAAAGAGGATTGTAAGATAGGAGCTTCGGTGGTCAGAAGGGAAGGGTTGAGACGATCAGGTCGAACTAATGCAAATGAATATTTAGATGCGTCTGAGGACAGAACAGCTGAAGATTCAATGGTACATGGAACTTCAGCCCCTCATGGAGAAATAAAAGCTATGGTTAGGGATATCTTGTTCAAGGAAATTATTGACAGGGAGCTTGATGCTGAAATGGCTTATGTCGATGAAGTGATTAATGGAATTTGTAGTGCTACTGAGGACGGCATGACTCGTGGTGCTACTGCTTCTAGGAAAGTTGGGCGAGGCAACAGGCAGAGTGGTAGTAGAGTGGAGGGTGAGTCAAGCAATGTTACACAAAGACAAAGAAAAGGGAAATCAGATCTAGCAACCGAGGACGCAATGCAAGTGACAAGTCCAGAGACCGCAAGTCACACTACT GGATGCAGAGCCATGAAGGAACCAGGGACACTTAGCCCACGTCAAATCAGGCAAATCAGGATCATGCAAAGCCTAGGTCTGATTGCTCCATCAGGATCTCCGTTTGGCAGGAATGGAGTGGTCGCAGCCACCCATCAATAA
- the LOC133894939 gene encoding uncharacterized protein LOC133894939 isoform X2 has translation MVNGSAEKNYGIDELPSTSELPENKLRHNFRLGDLIWVKHGGSSWWPAQVIDEACVGAKPKKKAKHDCLVRLYGTCQYLYVDPWKSNMEFKMMLKQESKSAMEAFREVLEKELSCVNSSSDYDDEAVNSKGGDTKGTTEKSSSRKVRKQEGLEPYSYTDDLGDETEEQYNEGQDQEFGSTATTGVTVRKGKRGRTRQSSSTNDKEQVIDKASSEISSGSLRNKRQKQVARVLDKEDCKIGASVVRREGLRRSGRTNANEYLDASEDRTAEDSMVHGTSAPHGEIKAMVRDILFKEIIDRELDAEMAYVDEVINGICSATEDGMTRGATASRKVGRGNRQSGSRVEGESSNVTQRQRKGKSDLATEDAMQVTSPETASHTTSRDAEP, from the exons ATGGTGAATGGAAGTGCAGAGAAAAATTATGGTATTGATGAACTCCCATCAACTTCTGAGCTTCCAGAAAATAAGTTAAGGCACAACTTTCGATTGGGAGATTTAATATGGGTTAAACACGGTGGCTCTTCATGGTGGCCAGCACAG GTCATCGATGAAGCATGTGTCGGTGCCAAGCCTAAGAAGAAGGCCAAACATGATTGCCTAGTCCGGCTGTATGGAACATGTCAATA CTTATATGTAGACCCTTGGAAGTCTAACATGGAATTCAAAATG ATGCTGAAGCAAGAAAGCAAGAGCGCAATGGAAGCATTCCGTGAGGTGCTTGAGAAG GAGTTGTCTTGTGTTAACTCGTCCAGTGATTATGACGATGAAGCTGTCAACTCAAAAG GTGGTGACACCAAAGGGACCACAGAGAAGTCCTCTTCTAGAAAAGTCAGAAAGCAAGAAGGTTTGGAGCCATATAGTTACACGGATGATCTGGGAGATGAAACTGAAGAGCAGTATAATGAAGGGCAAGACCAAGAATTTGGGAGCACTGCAACAACTGGGGTTACTGTTCGGAAAGGAAAGCGTGGGCGTACGAGACAATCAAGTTCTACCAATGATAAAGAGCAAGTCATTGACAAAGCTTCTAGTGAGATTTCATCTGGAAGTTTAAGAAATAAGAGACAGAAGCAAGTTGCTCGTGTGCTGGATAAAGAGGATTGTAAGATAGGAGCTTCGGTGGTCAGAAGGGAAGGGTTGAGACGATCAGGTCGAACTAATGCAAATGAATATTTAGATGCGTCTGAGGACAGAACAGCTGAAGATTCAATGGTACATGGAACTTCAGCCCCTCATGGAGAAATAAAAGCTATGGTTAGGGATATCTTGTTCAAGGAAATTATTGACAGGGAGCTTGATGCTGAAATGGCTTATGTCGATGAAGTGATTAATGGAATTTGTAGTGCTACTGAGGACGGCATGACTCGTGGTGCTACTGCTTCTAGGAAAGTTGGGCGAGGCAACAGGCAGAGTGGTAGTAGAGTGGAGGGTGAGTCAAGCAATGTTACACAAAGACAAAGAAAAGGGAAATCAGATCTAGCAACCGAGGACGCAATGCAAGTGACAAGTCCAGAGACCGCAAGTCACACTACT AGCAGGGATGCAGAGCCATGA